GACTCTCTTAAAATACTGGTAACAGGCATTCCTGCTGCAGCCGTAATTTTTTCTGACAGCTCCTTTATTAACGGATGGTCACCCGCCAAGAAGACTCTATCAATTTTACGGTTGCCCTCATGAAGAGTATATTGATAAAAATTCATAACCCGTTCAATCTCACGCAGACTGTCTTCGAAAACGGATAAGACTTCCTCATAGGTTTGAGTTTTATGGGTAAGTTTAAAATATTCCCCGGATGCGGATAAATACTGACAGTCCCAATCCTTAATTTGAACAGCAATCGGAAGACTTCTCATCATGAGCAGTTCATCCTGTTCGAAAATCGAGAACGTCACTGATTTCATATTGGTTTGGATAAGAAGACTGCTTTCTAAACCAGGCTGCTTTCCCTGCAATTTGTTATGAAGTCTAAATAAACAGAGCGGGGAGATATCGGCCACTGTAGCCATTAATCGATGCTGATCTAAAAACCTGACGTAATCCTGAACCGCTGCTTCTGGAGCAGCAAACAAATAAACATCCTTGCTTTTACCGGAGCGGTCGATAATCTGCACGTCAAATATGGGATCTTCAAAAGGGAGATGAATGCTATTTCCAAGCTCTGTGTATAAATACCCCTTCATCTCATCTTCAAGAATATCATCTGGAACTTCTACCTTTTTCACAACAACAAATGAGTCCGGTACAATAAATCTAATTTTTTTTCGTTTAAGCGACCATTCCTGCTTGCATTCTTCAAGAATCAGGGAAAGCTTATCATAATCCTGAATCCGGCCGTTGCTAATGATCCCTTCCGGAAGAAAGTGCTCTCCAAATCCGCTGATTTCCAAAGGATCTAAAGACTTGAGCTCAAGGTATTGAATAGAATAGTCGGTAAAAAGCAAATTGGCAACAGATGCTCTGGGACGGAATAGAGAGAGTTTCATGCAAAAGCTCCTTTGTCAAAATTACCCGGTTAATCCGGGAGAATTTAAAAGAATATGAATACCGATACATACCAGTCTATCAATCTTTCACCCCAGAAATAAGAAACAAGGGCCCCTAGAACAATAAATGGTCCGAAAGGAAAAGGCTTTCCCCTCTTTACTTTTCCAGCCGCCATACCGAACAAACCGGCAACAGTCCCAAAAAGCGTGGAAAGAAAGAATGCGAGAAGAACGAGCTTCCATCCAAGTGCTGCTCCAAGCACCCCAAGCAGCTTCATATCCCCCGCTCCCATACCTCCCCGGCTTGCAAGGATAATGACGAACGGGATAAAAACGCCTAACAGGATACCGGCAATCGGATCCCACCAAGGATGGAGAGGGATAAAAATCCGCTCAATCAGTAAAAGCGGGAGAAAAACAAGCAGCACTTTATCCGGTATGATCATATAGCGGATGTCAGATACCATAATAATCGAGCATAGAGAGATAAGAGTTAGAGCGACCGTCAATTCCTTTGACCATCCCACCAAAAGCGGTGATATCGTGAAAAGAATAGCCGTAAGAAGTTCCATCAGAGGATAAATAGGTGAAATCGGTTTTCTGCAGTTTGCACAAGCACCTTTTTGAAATAAATAGGAGAAAATCGGCACTAATTCCTTCGCAGACAGCTGATGACTGCAACCTGGACAAGCCGAACGGGGACGGACAATAGATTGTCCTTCAGGAACACGAAGACCAACAACATTAAAGAAGGAACCAAGAACCGCTCCAAGGATAAAGAGATATGTATGGATGATGAGTGGGAGAATCATGATGGGTTCACCTTCTTGTTGGGATTTAGGGTTTAGGTGGGGGGAATTAGAAAGATTAAGTCCTCCCGGGGGAGGACTTATCCATTCTATGGATTCTGTACGTCTTCTCTAGTGAGTAATTTCACTTCTTTAGCGTTAATGTATGTTGGTGGATTGGCTGTAGCATCACTAATAAGAGTTACTTTAAACTCAAGAGCCTTGGTAGTTGCATTTTTAGTAACCGCAACAACTGAAGTTGTAGTATTGTATCCTTTATCGCTTGGATTTTTAATATCTTCAATTTGTCCATCATCTAATAGAGACTTCAAAGTAATAGTAGTAGGAACTTCCAGCTTGTTTGCAGCAATGTGCATTCTCGCAGAGTTAGCCATTTGCTGTGCATTTGCAATGTGTGCATCTTTCTTTGAATTACTGATAATTCCGCCAATTGCGGGAATAGCGATTGCAGCGATAATTCCAAGGATAACGACAACAGCCAACAATTCAATCAGTGTCAAACCGCGCTGATTCTTAAACATTTTTTTAAACATGGTACAGGTATCCCCCTAATTTTAGTTAGTAAATTTAACCCAATTCACTAGATTTATTATACAACACCCTTAGGCATTCCGATAGATATTTTTGACAAATATTTTTACTTGACATGATTAAAAATATCAAACATCGGGACTATTATCGCTATGACTATTGTACCTACAATTCCAGCTAGAAGTACGATCATTAGCGGTTCAATAATTGATTTAAGCCGGTCTGTGCTGGTTTCAACTTCCTCTTCATAAAAGTCGGCTACTTTCCCGAGCATTGAATCAAGTGAACCGGTTTCTTCGCCGATTGCGATCATTTGTGTGATCAGCGGGGGAAAGGCCCAGTGCTTCCGCATTGGTTCCGTTATGGAGTAGCCATTTTCCAGTGATATTTTTGATTCGGCAATGACTTTTGCAATCACTTCATTTTCCACCACTTTTTCAACGATGCCCATAGCTTGCAGAATCGGGACCGAGCTTGAAAAAAGAGAGCTCAAGGTTCTTGTCATTCGGGCCAGGACAGCTTTTTGAATCATTTTCCCGAAAATCGGCAGCTTTAAGGCCACTAAATCCAGATAGTAGCGAGTTGCTGGGGTTTTCCTCATAACTACAAAGGCTGCTGTTAAAAGGGCGAATATAATGAGCAATACCCACCAGTAAACCTGCATAAAATTACTGGCATTGAGCACAACCTGCGTAATAACAGGAAGCTCTGCCCCAAACCCTTCAAACATCGTAACAAACGTAGGCACAACAGATAACAGAAGGAAAATGACTACTCCAACCGCAACCACAGCTACGGCCATCGGATAGGCAAGGGCAGATTGGATTTTCTGCTTTGTCCTGTTTTGTTTTTCATAGTGTTCAGCAAGCCTTTCAAGCGTTTCATCCATGTTTCCACTCGCTTCACCGGCTCGAATCATATTTACAAACATACCCGAGAATATTTTGCTGTGCTTGGACGATGCGGCAGATAGAGGATTTCCTGACCTCATATCTTCCTCCATCTGCTCAAGCGCTCTTCGAAGCGCCTTGCTTTCGGTTTGCTTTGCGAGAATGTTTGTAGAGTCAACAACTGATATTCCCGCTTTCAGAAGTGTGGAGAATTGACGCAAAAAAATGACGAAATCCTGAAGCTTAACCGGGTTCCCGATGCTGATGTCCTTAGTCAAAAAGGTTTCCGGTACTTCGTTTAGCTTCGTAACCCGGATTCCTGATTCACCAAGCTTTAAAACAGCTTCTCTTTTAGACGGAGCGGTCAGTTTCCCGCTCACTTTGCCTTTTTTATCGCGGCCTTCATATTGATATCTTCCCATTACTCCACCGCTCCCTGCATGTATGGCAATGCGGTTTCCCTTTCAATAATTCCGCTTTTCACAAATTCTTCGAGCTTGCTTTGAAACGAATGCATTCCCTGTGCACGGCTTGTCTGGATTACACTTGGAATTTGATGTGTTTTTTCATTGCGAATCAGATTGGCAACAGCTGAATTATTCAATAATATTTCAGTTACCGCTCTTCTTCCTTTACGATCGGCGGTCGGAAAAAGCCTTTGAGAAACTACACCGATCAGCACAGATGCAATCTGAAGCCGGATTTGCGGCTGCTGATTGGCTGGAAACACATCGATCATTCGGTCAATGGTCGTAGATGCCGACGATGTATGGAGCGTGGCCAGCACCAGATGCCCGGTTTCCGCAGCAGTAATCGCTGTATGAATGGTTTCCAAATCGCGAAGCTCCCCGACCAGAATCACATCTGGGTCCTGCCGCAATGCAGCTTTTAGCCCTGTTGCAAATGTAGTCGTGTCAAATCCGACTTCTCTTTGCTCAACCACGCATTTTTGATGCTTGTGCAAATACTCAATCGGATCTTCAAGTGTGATGATATGTTTGCGGATTGTTTTATTCATATAATCAATCATGGCTGCAAGTGTAGTAGACTTGCCGCTCCCTGTCGGACCGGTTACGAGCAAGAGTCCGTGGGGCTTGTCCACCATATCTTTTAGAATCGGAGGCAATTCCATTGAATCTATCGATGGAATGGTTCTTGGTACAATTCGGATGGAAAGAGAGATGCACGACCTCTGTCTGAAGGCATTGATCCGGAATCTTGAAATACCGGGAATTCCGTAAGAGAAGTCCAGTTCCCCTTTTTCCTCAAAAAGGGCCCATTTTGTTTTCGAAATGATCGCTTTGGCCATGCCTTCCGTATCAGCCGGCATTAGCGGTTTATCCCCCATTTTAATCAAGTCTCCGTTTATTCGAAGGACAGGAGGCACGCCAACGGATAAATGAATATCAGACGCCTGGCGTTCGTAGGCAGTTGTTAAAATGGAATCAATTTGACTTTTCATTTAGGCCTTCACCTTTTATTCCGGCATCGCAACCCGGAGAATTTCTTCTGTTGTCGTAAGCCCTTGCTTCACTTTTAATAGGCCGTCGTCAATCAAAAAGATGGTTTTGTTTTTCACTGCTAAATCACGAAGGACAGAGAACGGTTCGTTGTTTAAAATGAGCCGTCTCATCTCATCATCAATCATTAAAAGCTCATGGATGGCAATTCTTCCTTTATAGCCAGTCATGTTGCACATCCCGCAGCCTTTGCCTCTAGCTGTTTTTTCAATACGGAGTCCTCTGCGGGCAAAAATTTCTGCTTCCCGCTTTGTCACAGTCTGCTCCTCTGCACAATCCCGGCAAACCTTCCTGACAAGCCGCTGAGACACGACGCCTGTCAGAGAGGACGCCACTAGAAAAGGTTCCACTCCCATATCAATCAGACGGGTAACCGTACCAAGCGAATCATTCGTATGAAGCGTGCTCAGCACAAGATGCCCGGTCAGCGAGGCTCTTACAGCAATTTCCGCTGTTTCGCGATCCCGGATCTCCCCGACCATAATGATATTCGGATCCTGACGCAGCATCGATCGAAGTCCTTTTGCAAACGTCATTCCCACATTGGCATTGACCTGGATCTGGTTGATCCCTTCCAGCTGATATTCAACAGGGTCTTCAATCGTAATAATATTTACTGCTTCACTATTTAGCCTGTTAAGGGCCGCATAGAGAGTGGATGATTTACCTGATCCCGTTGGCCCCGTTATTAAGACAATGCCGGTCGGCTGTTCAATTAGACTATTAAATCGCTGAAGGTTCAGACTGTTGAAGCCGAGTTTGTCCAAATCATTCAGTGTGCTGCCTAAATCCAAAATCCTCATTACAATTTTCTCGCCATAAACAGTGGGAAGTGTAGAAACACGCAAATCCAATGGATTCAGGTTTATAACGGTTTTTATCCTTCCATCCTGAGGAACCCGATGCTCGGTTATATCAAGATTCGACATGATTTTTATTCTGGCTGTCAGGACGCTTTGCATGTGCTTTGGCAGCGTCCGTTCATTTTTCAGAACCCCGTCTACACGGTAGCGGATCAATATTTTCGTTTCATGCGGATCAATATGAATATCACTAGCTTTTTGCTGAACAGCACTTTGCAGGATCTGATTGACCATGCGGACGATTGGGGAATCATCTCCGGTAATCGTTTCTTCCTCTACTTTTTCTTCAACAGATATTTGATCCATAAAGTCTGACATACTATCATCAGACTCATAATATTTTGAAATAGCTTTATTGAGATCGTCCTTGGAAGCAATCGCCGTCTGAATCTGAAACCCAGTCGCTAAGCGCAAATCATCGACTGTATAAAAATCCATTGGGTCAGCCATGGCAACGAAAAGCTTGTCTCCATCTTTCTTGAGTGGAATAACCAGGTTTCGTTTTGCCATTTCTTTAGGAACAATATTCATAATTTTTTGATCAAATGGATATCTATAGAGACTGATATGAGGAATACCAAGCTGAAATTCCAGCACTTCAATCAGCTGCTGTTCCGTCATGAATCCTCTCTCTACTAATGCGTCACCAATCTTCTGGCCTTTTTGCTTTTCTGAAAGAGTCTGATTCAGCTGTTCTTCCGTGATGAGGCCGGCTTCTACAAGAAGATCGCCTAGCCGTTTACGGGTTGTGGTCAAATTCATTCGCCCCCGCCTGTTTTATTTTTCAATGGGCTCTTCTTCTGAAGCAGTATTTTCACCTTGTGCTTCCGGCTGCTTATCAGACTGCGAATTTTCAGCTGGAACAGCTTTCTCTTCTTCAGACTGATTTGTTTCATCAGCAGGCTGCTCACTTGCAGGAGGCTGCTGTACTTCTGCTGCCGGCAGGCTGTCAGGGTTCAAAGGCCCTGCTGGCACGGTGGTCCCTTCAGGTAAACCAGTCTCAGGATTTAATAAATTATTAATAACCTCATCTACTACTTCAATCGGCTGATAATAGCGTTTTTCAAGGATTTCATGAATCGGAGGATAAAAATCTTCTGCGATTTCTTCAATCCCCTGCGGATAGCCTTGCTGATCCGTTACCCGTCTTGTCACTTTAACTAAAATTCCATCCGCACCATCGCGAATTTTTTTCTCTTCCCCTACAGAAAGAGAAGTATTGTAACGAATAATTTGTTTAAAAGGGAAATACTCAGGTTCCGC
The Metabacillus sp. FJAT-52054 genome window above contains:
- a CDS encoding ATPase, T2SS/T4P/T4SS family, whose product is MNLTTTRKRLGDLLVEAGLITEEQLNQTLSEKQKGQKIGDALVERGFMTEQQLIEVLEFQLGIPHISLYRYPFDQKIMNIVPKEMAKRNLVIPLKKDGDKLFVAMADPMDFYTVDDLRLATGFQIQTAIASKDDLNKAISKYYESDDSMSDFMDQISVEEKVEEETITGDDSPIVRMVNQILQSAVQQKASDIHIDPHETKILIRYRVDGVLKNERTLPKHMQSVLTARIKIMSNLDITEHRVPQDGRIKTVINLNPLDLRVSTLPTVYGEKIVMRILDLGSTLNDLDKLGFNSLNLQRFNSLIEQPTGIVLITGPTGSGKSSTLYAALNRLNSEAVNIITIEDPVEYQLEGINQIQVNANVGMTFAKGLRSMLRQDPNIIMVGEIRDRETAEIAVRASLTGHLVLSTLHTNDSLGTVTRLIDMGVEPFLVASSLTGVVSQRLVRKVCRDCAEEQTVTKREAEIFARRGLRIEKTARGKGCGMCNMTGYKGRIAIHELLMIDDEMRRLILNNEPFSVLRDLAVKNKTIFLIDDGLLKVKQGLTTTEEILRVAMPE
- a CDS encoding prepilin-type N-terminal cleavage/methylation domain-containing protein — its product is MFKKMFKNQRGLTLIELLAVVVILGIIAAIAIPAIGGIISNSKKDAHIANAQQMANSARMHIAANKLEVPTTITLKSLLDDGQIEDIKNPSDKGYNTTTSVVAVTKNATTKALEFKVTLISDATANPPTYINAKEVKLLTREDVQNP
- a CDS encoding type II secretion system F family protein translates to MGRYQYEGRDKKGKVSGKLTAPSKREAVLKLGESGIRVTKLNEVPETFLTKDISIGNPVKLQDFVIFLRQFSTLLKAGISVVDSTNILAKQTESKALRRALEQMEEDMRSGNPLSAASSKHSKIFSGMFVNMIRAGEASGNMDETLERLAEHYEKQNRTKQKIQSALAYPMAVAVVAVGVVIFLLLSVVPTFVTMFEGFGAELPVITQVVLNASNFMQVYWWVLLIIFALLTAAFVVMRKTPATRYYLDLVALKLPIFGKMIQKAVLARMTRTLSSLFSSSVPILQAMGIVEKVVENEVIAKVIAESKISLENGYSITEPMRKHWAFPPLITQMIAIGEETGSLDSMLGKVADFYEEEVETSTDRLKSIIEPLMIVLLAGIVGTIVIAIIVPMFDIFNHVK
- a CDS encoding type IV pilus twitching motility protein PilT, coding for MKSQIDSILTTAYERQASDIHLSVGVPPVLRINGDLIKMGDKPLMPADTEGMAKAIISKTKWALFEEKGELDFSYGIPGISRFRINAFRQRSCISLSIRIVPRTIPSIDSMELPPILKDMVDKPHGLLLVTGPTGSGKSTTLAAMIDYMNKTIRKHIITLEDPIEYLHKHQKCVVEQREVGFDTTTFATGLKAALRQDPDVILVGELRDLETIHTAITAAETGHLVLATLHTSSASTTIDRMIDVFPANQQPQIRLQIASVLIGVVSQRLFPTADRKGRRAVTEILLNNSAVANLIRNEKTHQIPSVIQTSRAQGMHSFQSKLEEFVKSGIIERETALPYMQGAVE
- a CDS encoding prepilin peptidase; the protein is MILPLIIHTYLFILGAVLGSFFNVVGLRVPEGQSIVRPRSACPGCSHQLSAKELVPIFSYLFQKGACANCRKPISPIYPLMELLTAILFTISPLLVGWSKELTVALTLISLCSIIMVSDIRYMIIPDKVLLVFLPLLLIERIFIPLHPWWDPIAGILLGVFIPFVIILASRGGMGAGDMKLLGVLGAALGWKLVLLAFFLSTLFGTVAGLFGMAAGKVKRGKPFPFGPFIVLGALVSYFWGERLIDWYVSVFIFF
- the pilM gene encoding pilus assembly protein PilM, translating into MKLSLFRPRASVANLLFTDYSIQYLELKSLDPLEISGFGEHFLPEGIISNGRIQDYDKLSLILEECKQEWSLKRKKIRFIVPDSFVVVKKVEVPDDILEDEMKGYLYTELGNSIHLPFEDPIFDVQIIDRSGKSKDVYLFAAPEAAVQDYVRFLDQHRLMATVADISPLCLFRLHNKLQGKQPGLESSLLIQTNMKSVTFSIFEQDELLMMRSLPIAVQIKDWDCQYLSASGEYFKLTHKTQTYEEVLSVFEDSLREIERVMNFYQYTLHEGNRKIDRVFLAGDHPLIKELSEKITAAAGMPVTSILRESIYTPSNEALPGKFDVLLGLALKEVE